A segment of the Camelus bactrianus isolate YW-2024 breed Bactrian camel chromosome 22, ASM4877302v1, whole genome shotgun sequence genome:
GCTCTTCTTTGACTCAAATCAGGAATTGTGACTTGATCCCGGGGGTTCACACGGAGGGGCCTATTGGTCCCTGCCCACCTGGGAAGATCTGGCTGGGCTTGGGGCACTTCCTACCTGGCCCCATGCCCTCCACCCCGAACCCATGCCCTGAGTAGGATTACCAGATTTACCAAATAAAGGTACACAACAccaatgaaatttgaatttcaggtaaataaGGAATACTTTTTTTAGCATAAGTATGCCCTCATGCAAAATTTGGGACACACTTATACTAAAAATATTcattgcttatctgaaattcacattaaTAGGGCATCCTGTGTACCTGACAACccagccctgaacctcacctgCCAAATtccagtcccttcccactccaCTCACCCCTcaggtgctgctgctgccgctTGTCCAGGGGGCTGGAGGGCTGCCCGCCCATTCTGCTGCCGTCTCCTGCACTCCCTTGAGAGTGAAGCAaacacccctcccctccacacaaCCCCTTAAGGTTCCTCAGCTCAGGGGCACCCTGGAGCAGGGTGGCCTGTGAGGGACCTGAATGCTGTGGAGGCCAGCTGTCTGGGGTCAGAAGCCAGAGCCTGGTCCTGGTGTGGGTGTGGGATGCCTGCTTCTCGCCCTGCCCTGCTCCACCCACCCTGCACCTGTGTCCTCCCAGTTCCCCTGGGGCCAAGTCCCCCAGAGCTGGTGGTTTCTGTAGGGGCTGTCCCGGGAGTGGAGGTAGAAGACAAAAGTCCTAGCTGGCTTTGGAGGCGGGATACAGGGCAGATACCTGGCAGGACCTGCGAGTAGTTGTTAGTGTGTGGGGGCAGAGTGGACAGGGATGTACCTACCCCCACCCTCACTGAACCCACTCCATGCTGGGCAATTCTGGGTCCTAAGCCAATCCAGCCCTGGGCCAGCCCCAGGTTGGGAAGATAGAACTAGACAGACAAACCTGGTCCCAGGGTTCagtgctggggcagggggagctggTGGGGAGCCTTTGCTGTGCCCTGGACTGCTGGGGCATGTCccttctgtttctgcttttacCAGTCTGTCCTCTAACAGCACATATAGCACTGGACTGGGTCTGATTAGTTGGGTCTCCCTACCTCTTCACCTGTTTTTCCAGTGTTTGGCACAAAGCAGCCATCAGTGTTTggcaaaggaaagaaggaagcgaGGGAGagtgggaaggcaggaaggcaggaaatcaggagggaaggcaggcaggaagggaagaaggTTGGTCTTCACTTCAGGCTGAAATGTGATCAAATGTTTCACAGGCTTTCAGATGAGGGGAGTGTCGAGTTCAAGTGGGCAGAACATGGACATAATGGCTGGAGCACAAGCAGTCACTTTGGAGCATGAGGTAAAACTCACTTGACAATGAATCAACTATGATGTCACTTGAGGGGTTCCCCAAAGATCTCATGACATTGCTTCACCAGTTCTGGGGGGCCTCCCTCCAGAGAAAGAGCTAGACCTCCATTCTGTTTAAACCACCAGGAACATCTGACTGTAATCCTCACCAATGCACCAGGATTCATTTCTGCTTTCAACAAGTCTCCATACCATGCCATGTGCCAGCCCTGAGCTAAGCACTGGGGATGCAGATGTAGGCAAAACAGACCACAGTCCAGCTCCCATGCACCACTGGCGAGCACAATAACAAAACTGTCAGATAAtaagggaaagggagaaaaatggaataagaagaaatagaaaatacaaagggTGAGGAGGGATCAGGGAGATTATGTTGCACCAAGACCTGAAGGAAGAAAGGGCCAAGCCATGCAAAAAGCTGGAAGAAAGAGAATACTGGGCAGTAGGCACAGCATatacaaaggccctggggtgggaatggGGTTGGTGGATTCCAGGAAGAGCACAGGCAGGTGGATTGGAGGGGAGTGGATGAGGAGCAAACGTTAGGTTCAAGGGTAGCCCAGGCAGGGCCCCCAACACGGGGTACCTGTACCTATCTTATCACTTACCCTTCACTTCTCAGCCCCCCTGCCTTGGCCTCAGCCAGTGGCTTTGGGGTCACAGCCACCTGCTGCTGCCCAGCCTGGGCTGATTTCCTTCCAACCCTCTCCTctgcttttctcagtctgtttccactcAGGTCCTATACCACTTCCTCCCTCTCACATCTGGGTAATCAACCCGGACAAGATGTTGAAGGAAACTTCCCTTTCTGTTGTTTCGGCTTTGAGGTTTCAATTCCCACCTCCCTCGCCCACCAGCCTCCCCCACCAAGGTCCCTGGAGCCAGGCAAAGTTAACAGGTGGGCCACGAGCAGACATGCTCTGGGCAAAGGCTGCAGCTTTGACACAAAGAAGCAGCATCTTGGGGCATTCAAGGCTCTGAGCAGGCCTGCAGCACGGCCAAATGTAGAGGTCAGGACTGGCCCTGTGTGTGCAGCGGGAGCTCGGCCAAGTGAGTGTGaggggttgaactgtgtcccgcCAAAGGGTACGTAAACAGGCCActccaaaaaacagaaaacaacaagtgtgagtgaggatgtggagacattggaacccttgtgcgctgttgggttggtgggaatgtaaaatgatacaactgCTGTGGAGAACAGCGTGGAGGTGcctccagaaattaaaaatagaattaccatatgcatatgacccagcaattcccctTCTGTATGTaaatccaaaagaactgaaacagGCTCTCAAAGAGTTATTTGTAcacgtgttcacagcagcattgttcacaagaGCTAGAacatagaagcaacccaagtgtccattgatcGATGAATGGAAAAACACAATGTGGTATCTGCTTAtgttaaagaggaaggaaattcacaCCTGCTGcaccatggatgaaccttgagagcAACACATTGAGTGAAACAAGCCCGTCTCAAAAAGCCAAATACCCTATGATCCAATTATACGAAGCACTTCAGAGGAGTCAGATTCATAAagacagaatggtggttgccagggccagGAGGACGGGAGAATGGGGAGTTGTGTTTAATAGATACAGAATTTCagatttacaagatgaaaagagttatggggatggatggtggtgacggctgcttaaaaatgtgaatgtattgagttaccactgaactgtatacttaaaaatggttaagaaggtaaattttaagttatgtgtattttaatactttttttaaaaaaaggatacatCCACATCCTAACCCTTGGAACTTCAGAATGTGAGTTGATTTGGAATAAGCGTCTTTACAGACATAATTAGttaaggatcctgagatgagCTCATCCTGGATTTAGGGTGGTTCTATATCcaatgacaggtgtccttatTAGAATAGGAAAGGACCCAGAGAGACACATGCAGGGGGAAGGCCAtgtgacaacagaggcagagattggagtgatgtgtctACCAGCCAAGAAAGGCCAAGAATTGTCGGCCtaccagaggctgggagaggagcctGGGACAGATTCTCTTGCAGAGTCCAGAAGAATCCAaccctgtcaacaccttgatttcagacttttggTCTCGTGAACTGTGAgataaatttcagttgttttaagctacccGGTTTGTGGTGCTTTGCTGTGGCAGCCTCAGAAAACGCATCTGGGGTGCCCGCCCCTGCCCTCCACGTGCTGGGATGAGGGATGCAGGTCAGGCGCTCCACCCGGGTACCCAGGGTCTCGCTGCCCACCAAGGACCATGAGACAGTGGAGAATTTTTCAAACAAATACTCCTTTTAATAACTGAGTCGGCCAGAGCCACTGCTCACGGGCCAAGCCCCCGGGGCAGGGCTGGTGGCAGATCCCGTCGGCTTCCAGTGGCACCGCCTGGCTTTTCTAAAATGAAGCCCGGAGCATGTTGGCAGCGGGGCCCAGCCCCGGAAGGTCACAGCCCACTTAAGCTGCGTGTGGTCCCAGCTGTAACATCTCTGGTGCCGGCTACAAAGTGGAATGTTTCTCAAAGGGCACAGTCAGGAGTCGGGCCGCTGCCTCATCCAGGAACCAGCAAAGTTTTCCCGTGCTGGGCTGGACCAGGGCAGCCGGGAGCGGGTTCTTCTCCTTGTCCTCCAAGATGCGCTGTATGGAAAGGGCAGAAGCATGGGGTCCTGCACCTTCGGCGCCCCTCGGAGATCTCATACCCCACAAGAGGTGATGTAGCCCTTCCCACATGTCCTAGCATCCAGCAATCAGCAGGGATGGGGTCCTTTTCTTTCTGTCACCTGTGACTGCTTCATACTGGGGTCAGCATGCCTTCTCTGCAAAGACCAGGGTCACTATTTCGGCTCTGCCGATCACACCTCATCTGTCCCAGCTACTCAGATCTGCTGTTACAGGTCAAAAGCAGCAGCAGATGACTCATTAGCAAATGGGTGTGTCTGGGTCCCAACTAATCTTTACTCATGgacactgaaatctgaattctgcCCAATGCCAGAGGTCTATCTATGTTTTGGACCTATTTACCATTAAGCTCTTAAGAATATTAACCAATTCATCGACTTCTGATTTGAATTTCACTTATTCCTTCTGCTGATTCTTCTTAGACTTATGTTATTgttcctttttctaattcttaagtGCTTGATTTGTTTATTTCAATTCTTTCCTATTTAATAATTAAGTatatgtgcacgtgcacacacatgtgcacattaAGTGCTTTGAACTTACCTCTGAACACAGCTTTGGCCTCATCTCAATTTCATCTCATAATTGTTAACACTTAACTAGTCAGCAGTTTTCATCTTCCCTTCAACCCAAGAATTACTGAAGTATCTTGGGATCTGGTGTTTTCAGCACAATAGTGTCTGAGGCCATATTCTATGCCCACAACCTTTTTGGGAAGGCGGCCCTCAGCTGTTACCTTCAGAATAGCTGCCTTTCCTTCTCCAGTTGCTACAAAGATGACAGTTCGAGCTGCGTTCAGCACAGGAAGTGTGAGGGTCACGCGCTGAGGAGGGGGCTTTGGGGAGTCACTGATGGGGGCCACAATCTTCTCTtgctcctgggggagggaggcccaAGATGGAGACAGGAGGACATCACTTGACTTCTTGAGTATTcacacatgccaggcactgtccatCCATCATTCCATGCCACCCTGCTAATCTTGTGGTATCTGATTTAAGGCCCATGTTTTAAGATGGgtgaactgaggctcagaagagtTAAGCCCAGCAGGTCTGCCTGTTGGCAGAGGCTGACTCTGCCAACACTCCAGCCCTCCTGAAGCCCCAGATGGTAGAGGTTGAGGCTTGGGCACAAGCAGGGCCCTCATGGGTGTGCTTACCTGCAGGAGAGGGTGGTCTGGGAAGAGTGAGCAAGTGTGGCCATCGGGACCCACACCCAGAATCAGCAGGTCAAAAACTGGGATGGAATCCCCTTGAAAGGCCTGATTGGGGAAAGAAGACAGTCCTGAGATGTTGTCCCCAGTTGTTGCCAAGATATGAAGACCTAGGCCCACTAGCAGGGTGTCAGAGGCCAGGCTGCACCTGGGGCCCCCCAGGGTAGGGCTGTGGCTTCTTAGAGGGGGGAATCCTCCAAGAGGTCTGCCATTTGTCCCTAGGGGTAGTTTCTGCCAGCAACAATCACTCAGTGCCACTGGCAGGCTGCTCTGCCCCCCTGCGAGTGGCCATTGGGTAGATGAGGTCTCCCTGAAGCTGCTTCCAGGGACTCACCTGTCTCAGCTTTTTGGCATAATCCTCAGCTGCCTCCTCCACGGGCAGCTCGGGGTTAATGGTGATTACCTGGCTGTCGGGGATAGGCAGCCTGGAGAGCAGGTGGGTCTATGGCAGACAGAGGCACATGGTCACCAACAGAAACAGTTTATGGCAGGCAGGGGGCATGCACATGACCACCCAGATCCTCCACATGAAGACATGACTGTCATCACACCCATTTCCTGTATGAGTTGGGATCCTGGTGGCTCTCAGTGGCATTCCGCCAGGGGTCTCTGAAGTCCATCGTGATTGGGAGACTCCTGGCCCCAGCCTGCACCTGTCTGGCCACACCACTGCCCTGTTTCTAAACCCCCAGGGTCCTCTGCGCCTTCAGAATAAAACCTGacccctctctgccctcc
Coding sequences within it:
- the PGLS gene encoding 6-phosphogluconolactonase — translated: MAAPAPGLISVFSSPQELGASLAQLVVQRAACCLAGARARFALGLSGGSLVSMLARELPAAAAPAGSASLARWTLGFCDERLVPFEHAESTYGLYRTHLLSRLPIPDSQVITINPELPVEEAAEDYAKKLRQAFQGDSIPVFDLLILGVGPDGHTCSLFPDHPLLQEQEKIVAPISDSPKPPPQRVTLTLPVLNAARTVIFVATGEGKAAILKRILEDKEKNPLPAALVQPSTGKLCWFLDEAAARLLTVPFEKHSTL